From Paenibacillus graminis:
ACAAGGACCCCTCCGATGTAAGTCGTTACCGTGGCTATAACCGCCCAGCACAAGGTCCATGTCAGAATACCGACAAAAGTGGAGCTCCATACATCCAGACTCAGCATCTTCTTAAAGTTGCCGAAGCCGACCCAGTCTACCAGATTAGCCGGGGGCAGAATCGGGTCCGCATAGTTGGTAAACGCCAGGAGGACCGAGAACACAAGCGGCAGGATCGTCAGAAAAACTATAGCGGTTAAGGGAATTGCCAGCACCAGATAGGCAAAATGTCTCCGGCCCATATACTTGAGCGATTGGCCGAAGGACCGGATCGGCTCCTGTCTCGCCCGCGCCGCTCCGACCATGAAGGCATCTCTGATATTCAGCAGATAAAATCCGCAGTACAAGAGCAGCGCAAGCAGCGCCATCAGACCGTTAATCATCATGAAAATGGAGTGGTCGCCCTCTACCATCCGGGTCATCTTACCTACCTTGACCATCCGGCTCGGCAGCTCGCCTAGTGTAATCAGACCGCGCAGATGACCGGTCAAACCATGGATCATGAAATAGAACCAGGCCATACCCGTCAGCAGGAACGTCAGCCCTTTCAACCACTGCCGGTTGTATATCTGTCCCAGGCCCGGGATTACAGCCGAAAGCACCGCTGCGCCTGTTTTTTTTGGCATAAGTCAAACCACCTGTCCTTTATTTCGACTCCAGATCGGACTGAATTGTCTTCACCGTCTGATCCATGGTCTGCTTGACATCAAGACTTGGATCGTTCCACAGGGATACAAAAGCGGCCTTTAAGGGTTCCCATACGGCATTGACTTCAGATATCGCAGGCATTGGCACGGAGTGCTGGAACTGTTCAAAGAACCCGAGGGTAATGGGGTCATTTTTTATTTCCTGTGATTCACCGGCTTCAATGTTTGCAGGGATCGCTCCGGTCATTTTGTAATTTTTAAGCTGATTTTCTTTGCTGCTGGCAAAATGTGCGAATAACCGGGCGGCAACGGGATATGCGGTATAAGAGTTAACATAATAGGATTTGACGCCAGAGAACGATATCATTTCCTCCCCGTCCGGCCCCTTTGGAAGCGGTACCAATCCAAGATTGATATGATCCTTGAACGACCCTGTGGACCACGGACCGTCAATGTTCATGGCAAGTTTTCCTTCCTGGAACAGCTGGGTTTTCACATCAAAGGTGATATCTCCCGCATTCAGCGGCAGGATTTTTTTCAGGCTCTGGAGAAAAGTGAATCCTTTGATTGTACCTTCATTATTCAAGCCGATATCCTTCGGATTGTTATTGCCATCGCCGAAAATATAGCCGCCGAAGCTGCCGATAAACGGATACGAATAATACCCGACAAACTCCCACATGACTGCAAATTTGTTTTCTTTCGGCTTGTTATACTTATTGGCAAAAGCAATAACATCATCCCAGGTCTTGGGAGCCTCGGGCATCAGGTCCTTATTATAAAACAGCGCATAAGTCTCTACCGACTTGGGATAACCGTACAGAACCCCATCATAGGATGATGCCTGCAGCGCTGTCTGCACCATACTTGCTTTCGTTTCCTCCTCAAACACATCATTGGGCAAAAGCAGACCGGCTTTGACGGCCTGGCTGATCTGGTCATGCGGAAGGGTCAGCACGTCGGCCGCAAGCTTGGATGGACCATCTGTAGCCAGCCGCCCTCCCTGGTCACCACCCGCCAATTCTTCAACGGTGACGGGGACACCGTATTTTTTCTCAAAATCGGCGGCAACCTCCTTCATGTAGTCAAGCTGCTCCTTGGCTTCCCAAACCATCAGCTTCGCTCCCTGCTCCGGCTCCATTTCCGGATCGGCGGTATTCTCCGGAGCAGAAGATTCGGCGGGCTGGTTGTTCCCGCTCTTCGGGCTGGAGGCGGTATTCGGGCTGCCTGAGCTGCAGGCTGTGGCCGTCAAAACCAGAAGCATACATAAAACTACCATCAATGATACCGCATTCATTTTGGAATGCTTAAATCTCTTCATGCACTCATCTCCCCTGTAATACTCATTGAACAAACCTGTCTCGCACACACATTCAGGCAAATAAAAAAGGTACAACCCCTATTGCACAAAGTGCCGAGGTTGTACCTTCACAGGTAACATTGCCTTTAAAATTTAGTGTATTTACAGATGACTAAGTTTGTTTGCCCTCATTCTATAATAACCGGAAATTTGAATGCAAGCGCTTTAATTTAAAAATGCCCCCGTTTTTTCAATCTTTCCATATTGTTTTCTTCCG
This genomic window contains:
- a CDS encoding sugar ABC transporter permease, encoding MPKKTGAAVLSAVIPGLGQIYNRQWLKGLTFLLTGMAWFYFMIHGLTGHLRGLITLGELPSRMVKVGKMTRMVEGDHSIFMMINGLMALLALLLYCGFYLLNIRDAFMVGAARARQEPIRSFGQSLKYMGRRHFAYLVLAIPLTAIVFLTILPLVFSVLLAFTNYADPILPPANLVDWVGFGNFKKMLSLDVWSSTFVGILTWTLCWAVIATVTTYIGGVLVAVLIHQPRVRFKKLWRTLLIVPFAIPNMISLLVMRNMFNNQFGPVNKYLGMIGLNGLPWLTDPFWAKVTVILANMWIGIPVTMILAFGVLTTIPRDLYEAAEVDGAGSAHKFRMITLPMVLFATAPILIMQFAGNINSFNVIYLMTNGEPVNPHYQYAGDTDLLVTWLYKLALNQSQYSFASVIGIIIFLLVATFSIWSYRRTRSYKEEDMIT
- a CDS encoding sugar ABC transporter substrate-binding protein, which produces MKRFKHSKMNAVSLMVVLCMLLVLTATACSSGSPNTASSPKSGNNQPAESSAPENTADPEMEPEQGAKLMVWEAKEQLDYMKEVAADFEKKYGVPVTVEELAGGDQGGRLATDGPSKLAADVLTLPHDQISQAVKAGLLLPNDVFEEETKASMVQTALQASSYDGVLYGYPKSVETYALFYNKDLMPEAPKTWDDVIAFANKYNKPKENKFAVMWEFVGYYSYPFIGSFGGYIFGDGNNNPKDIGLNNEGTIKGFTFLQSLKKILPLNAGDITFDVKTQLFQEGKLAMNIDGPWSTGSFKDHINLGLVPLPKGPDGEEMISFSGVKSYYVNSYTAYPVAARLFAHFASSKENQLKNYKMTGAIPANIEAGESQEIKNDPITLGFFEQFQHSVPMPAISEVNAVWEPLKAAFVSLWNDPSLDVKQTMDQTVKTIQSDLESK